A genome region from Calliopsis andreniformis isolate RMS-2024a chromosome 2, iyCalAndr_principal, whole genome shotgun sequence includes the following:
- the LOC143185041 gene encoding DNA primase large subunit has translation MFYIRVPRGKVPLHILEKCVFSRLEYLQLLYQAKAFEFNGNFEYLLENSVYDKVGHFSLRLLSSVSEDLKNYWIIRETLLFQSRLNHVLPRQLYRLLRSIIRELRLLGDKEKLINRTLIDICNFFSSPTVFKHLISKNHNDECTYFQSKVRYELVPDLIRGRKVDLTAGYAIVYCSKWREILSALFYTYMTKELACMKSRAQHSINQDIRLDYLYQKIHCQVFKKNSGYGCITTDNIDTEMKKFPLCMQHLHMQLRSTHRLSHYARLYYSLFLKDGGMQLEDAINYWKEEYSKPHACTSACSHNWQSSERKFVYSIRHLYGLEGSRKNYNSPNCEFMCINVSGPMYEGGCPFKNFDANALKNLLNLSLQDNQIAELLNTISPQNPRGACTEFFKLLKQNSTDNIVINSPLQYYLTMIN, from the exons ATGTTTTATATTAGAGTTCCTAGAGGAAAAGTTCCACTTCATATTCTAGAGAAATGTGTATTTTCTAGATTAGAATATTTGCAATTGTTATATCAAGCCAAAGCATTTGAATTTAAtggtaattttgaatatttattagaGAATTCAGTGTATGACAAAGTTGGACATTTTTCATTACG GCTATTATCATCTGTATCTGAAGATTTGAAGAATTACTGGATTATTAGAGAAACATTGTTATTTCAAAGCAGACTGAATCATGTACTACCTAGGCAATTATACAGATTACTGAGAAGTATTATTCGTGAACTAAGATTACTTGGAGACAAAGAGAAGTTAATCAATAGAACATTGATTGACATATGCAATTTCTTCTCTAGTCCAACTGTTTTTAAGCACCTCATAtcaaaaaatcataatgatgaatGCACTTATTTTCAAAGTAAAG TGAGATATGAATTAGTGCCAGACTTAATAAGAGGAAGAAAAGTAGATTTAActgcaggatatgctattgtatATTGCTCAAAATGGAGAGAAATACTCTCAGCATTATTTTACACCTACATGACCAAAGAATTAGCATGTATGAAGTCTAGAGCCCAGCACAGTATAAATCAAGACATTAGGCTTGATTATTTGTACCAAAAAATCCACTGccaagtatttaaaaaaaatagtggATATGGATGTATAACCACAGACAATATAGACACTGAAATGAAAAAGTTTCCACTTTGTATGCAGCATTTGCATATGCAATTAAGAAGTACACATAGACTTAGTCATTATGCTCGTTTATACTATAGTCTTTTCCTAAAAGATGGTGGTATGCAACTAGAGGATGCTATAAATTATTGGAAGGAAGAATACTCCAAACCACATGCTTGTACTTCTGCGTGTTCACACAATTGGCAATCAAGTGAACGTAAATTTGTATATAGTATTAGGCACCTTTATGGTTTAGAAGGATCCAGAAAAAATTATAACTCTCCCAATTGTGAATTTATGTGT ATCAATGTATCAGGACCAATGTATGAAGGAGGATGTCCATTTAAAAACTTTGATGCAAATGCATTGAAAAATCTTTTAAACTTATCCCTACAAGATAACCAAATAGCAGAATTATTAAACACTATATCTCCTCAAAATCCACGAGGTGCTTGCACTGAATTCTTTAAACTGCTTAAACAGAACAGTACTGATAACATAGTTATCAATAGTCCATTGCAGTATTATTTAACAATGATTAATTAA
- the Prp4k gene encoding pre-mRNA processing factor 4 kinase, whose product MGTSDLECLDTKRDIVGIDSESDMLTDQRKKKKRKHKHHKHKKDKLVEREDGKIERQERKRHKKHKRPKKEREVENGSVDDKSSRMVQKDVGVNGKVKNSLLEVVSTEESEDEKLIDLDSDEVDCTIIEDDIDLEELMKQKERLQACLVQYLSDESEKEDKEPDQDETKATETPDVILVEDDSENDNMPPKKRARSKSGSRERKKVVKPERRVVVDMSRDRRSREEHKDKRRDSDRRREDKVRTKEETRRDEGRRDERQVRKTSDRHREDARKEDSKRRSEDDKRKESIKKDDSRKREQDRREEERRRESDHHNSRPRNDYKSLDRSDKVAAARRESRERQSRDRHTSRDRHVSRDRHPSRDRHASRDRHASRDRHASRDRHISRDRHASRDRHASRDRPASRDRRSRDRPASRDRHSRDKRDSKERHASRDRHRDRSSRDRNDVRDRRDSRNHERIRERSRSTRRSRSPVRSRLDRDRNDRYKSSRSLSRSRRDREKHNRDHDRDREKNGKRERNDKYKDSLSEGLKAERSESSSEEDIKDIDIEEEEDEEAIIERRRKQREELLKRLGGPNEDSNMSADINTVPATPPSESQSNVSQKSIEIPSNNNESTSESHTPPLPEKPKSPQPVKKRKSRFEDAPPEDSDKNEDIKAVEKVKQDEKQNAKKSNEWDMFAEADNIGDFNSPTVEGKRQGGPDNPSLTDNWDDAEGYYRVRVGETLDNRYVVYGYTGQGVFSNVVRARDNARGGLDVAVKIIRNNEIMHRTGLKELEILRKLNDADPEDRFHCLRLFRHFFHKNHLCMVFEPLAMNLREVLKKYGKDVGLHVKAVRSYTQQLFLALKLLKRANILHADIKPDNILVSESKLVLKLCDFGSASHAHENEVTPYLVSRFYRAPEIILGIPYDFGIDMWSVGCTIYELYTGKIMFSGKTNNQMLKFFMDLKGKMPNKLIRKGTFKDQHFDSNCNFLYHEVDKVTEREKVVVMSTLPATRDLSAELGGNSLPPEQSRKVGQLKDLLERTLTLDAGKRITVNHALAHPFIQEKI is encoded by the exons ATGGG TACATCAGATTTAGAATGTTTAGATACCAAAAGAGACATTGTTGGTATAGATTCTGAGTCCGACATGTTGACTGACcaaagaaagaagaagaaaagaaaacatAAGCATCACAAACATAAGAAAGATAAGTTAGTTGAGAGAGAAGATGGGAAAATTGAACGACAAGAAAG GAAAAGGCACAAGAAACATAAACGACctaaaaaagaaagagaagtaGAAAATGGTTCAGTGGATGACAAATCATCAAGAATGGTTCAGAAAGATGTTGGTGTAAATGGCAAAGTAAAAAATTCTTTATTAGAAGTGGTTTCTACAGAGGAAAGTGAAGAtgaaaaattaattgatttagatTCGGATGAGGTAGATTGTACAATCATTGAAGATGATATTGATCTTGAAGAATTAATGAAACAAAAG gaACGCCTGCAAGCATGTTTAGTACAGTATCTTTCTGATGAGTCTGAAAAAGAGGATAAAGAACCAGATCAAGATGAAACAAAAGCTACAGAGACACCAGATGTTATATTAGTAGAAGATGATAGTGAAAACGACAATATGCCCCCTAAGAAACGAGCTAGAAGTAAATCTGGTAGCAGAGAACGTAAAAAAGTAGTTAAACCCGAGAGACGAGTTGTAGTAGACATGAGTAGGGATCGGAGGAGTAGAGAAGAGCACAAGGATAAGCGGAGAGACTCCGACAGGAGAAGAGAAGATAAAGTTCGTACAAAAGAAGAAACGAGGAGAGACGAGGGCAGGAGAGATGAAAGGCAAGTACGAAAAACTAGCGACAGGCACAGAGAAGATGCTCGAAAGGAAGACAGTAAAAGAAGGTCAGAAGATGACAAACGTAAAGAATCTATTAAAAAAGACGATTCTCGTAAAAGAGAACAAGACAGACG GGAAGAAGAGCGACGGAGGGAATCAGATCACCACAACTCCAGGCCACGCAATGATTACAAGTCATTAGATAGGTCTGACAAAGTTGCTGCAGCTAGGCGCGAAAGCCGAGAAAGACAAAGCAGAGATCGACACACTAGCAGGGACCGACACGTCAGCCGTGATCGACACCCCAGCCGTGACCGACACGCCAGTCGTGATCGTCATGCAAGCAGAGATCGTCACGCAAGCCGAGATCGACACATAAGTCGAGATCGCCATGCCAGTCGCGATCGTCACGCCAGCAGGGATCGACCAGCGAGTCGTGATCGTCGCAGTCGGGACAGACCTGCGAGCAGAGATCGACACAGTCGCGATAAAAGAGACAGTAAAGAGCGTCACGCTAGCAGAGATCGACATAGAGATAGAAGTAGTCGCGATCGTAACGATGTTCGTGATCGACGAGACAGTCGGAATCACGAGAGAATTAGAGAGCGTTCGAGAAGTACGAGGAGATCACGTAGCCCTGTTAGGAGCAGGTTGGACAGAGATCGAAACGATCGCTACAAATCGTCGAGATCGTTATCTCGAAGTCGAAGGGACAGAGAGAAACACAACAGAGACCATGACAGAGACAGGGAGAAGAATGGAAAGAGGGAACGCAATGATAAATATAAAGATTCTTTATCAGAAGGACTCAAAGCAGAGCGTTCGGAAAGCTCGAGTGAAGAGGATATCAAAGATATTGATATAGAGGAAGAAGAGGATGAAGAAGCTATTATAGAGCGCAGAAGAAAACAGAGAGAAGAACTTCTCAAG AGGTTAGGTGGACCAAATGAAGATTCAAACATGTCTGCTGACATAAATACAGTTCCTGCTACTCCACCTTCAGAAAGTCAATCAAATGTATCACAGAAGTCTATAGAGATACCATCGAATAATAATGAGTCCACTTCGGAGAGTCATACTCCACCACTGCCTGAAAAACCGAAATCACCACAGCCTGTCAAAAAAAGGAAATCTAGGTTTGAAGATGCGCCACCTGAAGACAGTGATAAAAATGAGGATATAAAAGCAGTAGAGAAAGTGAAACAGGATGAAAAGCAAAATGCGAAAAAGTCAAACGAATGGGATATGTTCGCCGAAGCGGATAATATTGGCGATTTTAAT AGCCCTACTGTCGAAGGAAAGCGGCAAGGTGGACCTGATAATCCAAGTTTGACAGATAACTGGGATGACGCAGAAGGATATTATCG GGTACGTGTAGGGGAAACGTTAGATAATCGATACGTTGTTTATGGATATACTGGTCAAGGCGTATTTAGTAACGTCGTAAGGGCTAGAGACAACGCTAGAGGTGGTCTAGATGTTGCTGTAAAAATAATAAGAAACAATGAAATAAT GCATAGAACTGGTCTTAAGGAACTAGAAATTCTTAGAAAACTTAACGATGCAGATCCAGAGGATAGATTTCATTGTTTACGATTATTTAGGCACTTCTTTCACAAAAATCATTTATGTATGGTATTCGAACCACTAGCCATGAATTTAAGAGAG GTTTTGAAAAAGTATGGCAAAGACGTTGGTTTACATGTCAAAGCGGTAAGATCGTATACGCAGCAACTTTTCCTTGCTCTCAAGTTACTAAAACGTGCAAATATTCTACATGCTGACATCAAACCGGATAACATTCTAGTCAGTGAAAGCAAGCTAGTATTAAAACTCTGCGATTTTGGCTCTGCGTCCCATGCTCATGAGAACGAAGTAACGCCGTACTTGGTATCGAGATTTTATCGAGCACCAGAAATTA TTCTTGGTATACCGTATGATTTCGGCATTGACATGTGGTCCGTGGGATGCACCATATACGAATTGTACACGGGAAAAATAATGTTCTCGGGGAAAACGAACAACCAAATGTTGAAATTCTTCATGGACCTAAAAGGCAAAATGCCTAATAAACTGATTAGAAAGGGCACATTCAAGGACCAACATTTTGACTCTAACTGCAATTTCCTGTATCATGAAGTTGATAAAGTCACAGAACGG GAAAAAGTTGTAGTGATGTCAACGTTACCTGCCACTCGCGATCTTAGCGCTGAATTAGGTGGAAACTCTTTGCCACCAGAGCAAAGTAGAAAAGTGGGACAGCTGAAGGACCTTTTGGAGCGCACGTTGACGCTGGACGCGGGAAAGAGAATCACTGTGAACCACGCCCTGGCGCATCCCTTTATACAAGAAAAGATCTAG
- the LOC143183959 gene encoding inositol monophosphatase 1, with the protein MTNTDDCYLTVLRLVKEAGSIVREKINQPKDAMTKSCDVDLVTEWDQKVEKLLVEGISSKFPDHKFIGEEESSLGKKIELTDDPTWIIDPIDGTMNFVHGLPHTCISVALLINKTTEIGIVYNPILEQLFTARKGQGAFLNGAPIQVSGEKELRKALVMMEMGTSRDPKKMKIVLQNANDLTPQVHGIRALGSAALNMCMVAHGGADVSFEFGIHAWDIAAGDLIVREAGGVCIDPAGGPFDVMSRRVLCASTMELAQELAKILVQYYPERD; encoded by the exons ATGACCAACACGGACGACTGTTACCTTACAGTCCTTCGACTAGTGAAGGAAGCTGGCTCG ATCGTCAGGGAAAAAATTAATCAGCCGAAAGATGCGATGACGAAATCGTGCGATGTTGATCTCGTCACAGAATGGGATCAGAAGGTCGAGAAATTGTTAGTCGAGGGTATATCTTCGAAGTTTCCAGACCATAA GTTCATTGGCGAGGAAGAAAGTTCACTTGGCAAGAAAATTGAACTCACGGACGATCCAACATGGATTATCGACCCGATCGATGGCACGATGAATTTCGTTCACGGTTTACCCCACACTTGCATATCTGTTGCATTGCTAATTAATAAAACCACTGAAATCGGAATCGTCTACAACCCGATTTTAGAGCAACTGTTCACTGCTCGTAAGGGCCAAGGTGCATTTTTAAATGGAGCTCCCATTCAAGTCTCTGGAGAGAAAG AATTACGAAAAGCGCTTGTAATGATGGAAATGGGTACGAGCAGAGAtccaaaaaaaatgaaaatcgtGTTGCAGAATGCAAATGACCTCACTCCGCAAGTTCATGG gATCCGCGCCTTGGGGTCTGCAGCGTTAAACATGTGCATGGTCGCTCACGGTGGCGCAGACGTTTCTTTTGAATTTGGTATTCATGCTTGGGACATTGCAGCTGGCGATCTTATCGTGAGGGAAGCTGGTGGTGTCTGTATAGACCCAGCTg GTGGTCCCTTTGATGTGATGAGCAGAAGGGTGCTCTGCGCATCGACAATGGAATTGGCTCAGGAATTAGCCAAAATATTGGTCCAGTATTATCCCGAACGCGACTAA
- the LOC143187215 gene encoding enolase, with amino-acid sequence MPILKIKARQIFDSRGDPTLEVDIITDVGLLRAAVPSVLVPTPNQAQELRDGNEAMYHGRSVFRAVDVVNNIIAPQILKSRLEACQQAEIDGLLNRLDGTENKSKLGANAMLGVSLACCKAGAAKKGLPVYRYIAELAENGELYLPVPCFNMISGGRHAGNTLPCQEFLILPIGAESFADAMKMGTEVYRVLERKIAAAAEIQLPLPVSDEGSFTPELEEDREALMLLDESIKEAGYEGKIVMALDMAASAFYKEGGYDLAFKTEDSDPDEYMEAETLKDQYLEYLADFPSIVSIEDPFDQEDWDGWLTLADQDIQIVSDDLTSMHVDRIEEAIERQMANALILRMSQIGTVTEAVNVAKMARISDWGYIVSACQAETEDNFVSDLAVGLSAGQFKAGAPCRSERTAKYNQILRIEEELGKDAKFAGQRYRNPLAT; translated from the exons ATGCCAATCCTGAAAATTAAAGCTCGACAAATTTTCGACTCCAGAGGAGACCCGACTTTGGAAGTGGACATAATCACTGACGttggattactgagggctgcagtGCCGTCTGTCCTGGTGCCCACCCCTAACCAGGCGCAAGAACTGAGGGATGGGAACGAGGCTATGTACCATGGTCGCTCTGTCTTCAGGGCTGTCGATGTTGTTAACAATATAATCGCGCCACAAATTCTGAAATCGAGACTGGAGGCTTGTCAGCAAGCGGAGATAGATGGATTGTTGAACAGACTGGATGGCACTGAGAATAAATCTAAGTTGGGTGCAAATGCTATGCTGGGAGTGTCCCTTGCTTGCTGCAAGGCTGGCGCGGCGAAGAAAGGACTTCCGGTTTATAG GTACATTGCGGAATTGGCAGAAAACGGAGAACTCTATCTACCAGTTCCTTGTTTCAACATGATCAGCGGAGGTAGACACGCTGGCAATACGCTACCTTGCCAAGAATTCTTAATTTTACCTATAG gcgcaGAAAGTTTCGCGGATGCCATGAAAATGGGGACGGAAGTGTATAGAGTGTTGGAGAGGAAGATAGCGGCAGCTGCGGAAATTCAGTTACCACTTCCTGTTAGTGACGAGGGTTCCTTTACTCCTGAGCTTGAGGAAGATCGAGAAGCTTTGATGCTACTGGATGAATCCATTAAAGAAGCAGGATATGAGGGGAAGATTGtgatggctttggatatggcagCTAGTGCCTTTTATAAAGAAG GGGGTTACGACTTGGCCTTTAAGACTGAAGACTCCGACCCCGACGAGTACATGGAGGCAGAGACTCTAAAAGATCAATACTTGGAGTACTTGGCAGACTTCCCATCAATCGTCTCCATAGAAGACCCCTTCGACCAAGAAGATTGGGACGGCTGGCTCACTCTGGCGGACCAAGACATTCAAATAGTCTCCGACGATTTAACATCGATGCACGTCGACAGAATCGAAGAAGCTATCGAAAGACAGATGGCCAACGCGCTGATTCTAAGAATGTCTCAGATTGGGACCGTAACTGAGGCAGTAAACGTCGCCAAAATGGCAAGAATCAGCGACTGGGGATACATCGTGTCAGCCTGCCAAGCAGAAACCGAGGACAACTTCGTCTCTGACCTGGCTGTGGGATTATCTGCTGGCCAGTTCAAAGCTGGAGCACCCTGTAGGAGCGAGAGGACCGCCAAGTATAATCagatactgaggatcgaggaggaaCTCGGCAAGGACGCAAAATTCGCTGGTCAGAGATACAGGAATCCCTTAGCCACATGA